A stretch of the Panthera uncia isolate 11264 chromosome D1, Puncia_PCG_1.0, whole genome shotgun sequence genome encodes the following:
- the PRDX5 gene encoding peroxiredoxin-5, mitochondrial, with protein MGMQLAGLRLLGGRAGSALVRATAIGSAASAAARAGGYRRRGGEWTLGGACGFRSAAPAMAPIKVGEAIPSVEVFEGEPGNKVNLAELFKGKKGVLFGVPGAFTPGCSKTHLPGFVEQAEALKAKGVQVIACLSVNDVFVTKEWGRAHNSGGKVRLLADPTGAFGKETGLLLDDSLVSLFGNRRLKRFSMVVEDGVVKSLNVEPDGTGLTCSLASNIISQL; from the exons ATGGGCATGCAGTTGGCTGGGCTGCGTCTTCTAGGTGGCAGGGCGGGCTCAGCTCTCGTCCGGGCGACTGCCATCGGGTCGGCTGCATCGGCGGCGGCGAGAGCAGGAGGGTATCGGCGACGAGGAGGGGAGTGGACGCTCGGAGGGGCCTGCGGTTTCAGAAGCGCCGCCCCAGCTATGGCCCCAATCAAG GTAGGAGAGGCCATCCCTTCTGTGGAGGTTTTCGAAGGGGAACCTGGGAACAAGGTGAACCTGGCAGAGCTGTTCAAGGGCAAGAAGGGAGTGCTGTTTGGAGTCCCTGGGGCCTTTACCCCTGGCTGTTCCAAG ACCCACCTGCCAGGATTTGTGGAGCAGGCTGAGGCTCTGAAGGCCAAAGGGGTCCAGGTGATAGCCTGCCTGAGCGTTAATGATGTCTTTGTCACCAAAGAGTGGGGACGAGCTCACAACTCTGGAGGCAAG GTTAGGCTCTTGGCTGACCCCACAGGGGCCTTTGGGAAG GAGACAGGTTTGTTACTAGATgattctctggtgtctctctTTGGAAACCGACGGCTCAAGAG GTTCTCCATGGTGGTAGAGGATGGCGTAGTGAAGTCCTTGAATGTGGAACCGGATGGTACAGGCCTCACCTGCAGCCTGGCCTCCAACATCATCTCGCAGCTCTGA
- the TRMT112 gene encoding multifunctional methyltransferase subunit TRM112-like protein isoform X1: MKLLTHNLLSSHVRGVGPRGFPLRLQATEVRINPVEFNPDFVARMIPKVEWAALLEAADTLHLVEVPKEPIEGYEHDEKFLRKMHHVLLEVDVLEGTLQCPESGRLFPISRGIPNMLLSDEETET, from the exons ATGAAGCTGCTCACCCACAACCTGCTGAGCTCGCATGTGCGGGGGGTGGGGCCCCGTGGCTTCCCTCTGCGCCTCCAG GCCACCGAGGTCCGCATCAACCCCGTGGAGTTCAACCCCGACTTCGTGGCGCGTATGATACCCAAGGTGGAGTGGGCGGCGCTTCTGGAGGCGGCGGATACT TTGCACCTGGTCGAGGTACCCAAAGAGCCGATTGAAGGGTATGAGCATGACGAGAAGTTTCTGAGGAAGATGCACCACGTGCTGCTGGAG GTGGATGTGTTGGAGGGCACCCTGCAGTGCCCAGAGTCTGGACGTCTGTTTCCCATCAGTCGTGGGATCCCCAACATGCTGCTGagcgatgaggaaactgagacttaa
- the TRMT112 gene encoding multifunctional methyltransferase subunit TRM112-like protein isoform X2 — protein sequence MKLLTHNLLSSHVRGVGPRGFPLRLQATEVRINPVEFNPDFVARMIPKLHLVEVPKEPIEGYEHDEKFLRKMHHVLLEVDVLEGTLQCPESGRLFPISRGIPNMLLSDEETET from the exons ATGAAGCTGCTCACCCACAACCTGCTGAGCTCGCATGTGCGGGGGGTGGGGCCCCGTGGCTTCCCTCTGCGCCTCCAG GCCACCGAGGTCCGCATCAACCCCGTGGAGTTCAACCCCGACTTCGTGGCGCGTATGATACCCAAG TTGCACCTGGTCGAGGTACCCAAAGAGCCGATTGAAGGGTATGAGCATGACGAGAAGTTTCTGAGGAAGATGCACCACGTGCTGCTGGAG GTGGATGTGTTGGAGGGCACCCTGCAGTGCCCAGAGTCTGGACGTCTGTTTCCCATCAGTCGTGGGATCCCCAACATGCTGCTGagcgatgaggaaactgagacttaa